The Microbacterium sp. LKL04 sequence GAGCGGACGCCCAATCTGCCGACCGCGCGCGCGTCGATCGACGGGCTGTCGCTCGTGAACACGACGCGCGAGAATCTCGCCCGGGCCGCAATCGAGGGCATGCTCGCGGGACTCGCGACCGGCCTCGACGCGATCCGGGGCCTCGGAGTCACCGCCGAGCGCGTGCTGCTCGTCGGCGGTGCGGCCCGGAATGCGGCGGTCGCCGCCGTCGCTGCGCAGGTGTTCGACGTGCCCGTGGCGGTCCCCGCTCCCGGGGAGTACGTCGCGCAGGGCGCGGCGCGTCAGGCGGCGGCAGTGCTGGCGGGTGCGTGGCCGGCTTGGGCCGTCGCGATGGACCGGGAGGCGGCATCCGACCCCCGTCCGGAGGTTCGCGAGCGCTACGACGCCGTGGCCTCGAGGCGGGCGGAGGAGGCCCGATGACCCGTCGCGCGCTCATCGTCCGCGGCGGGTGGGACGGACACCACCCGATCGCCGCGACGGACATGTTCGTGCCGTTCCTCGAGCAGAACGGCTTCGAGGTCGCCATCGAGGAGTCGAACGACGTCTACGCCGACGCCGAGCGGATGTCGGGGGTCGACCTCATCGTGCAGGCGGTGACCATGTCGTCGATCTCGGACGATGCCGTCCGCGGTCTGCGAGCGGCGGTCGAGGCGGGGGCGGGACTGGCCGGGTGGCACGGCGGCATCGCGGATTCGTACCGGAACAGCTCCGACTACCTGCAGCTCGTCGGGGGTCAATTCGCGACCCATCCCGGGCGCCACCCCGAGGACAGACCGGGAGACGAGCGCGACAACTACCTCGACTACACGGTCCAGATCACGGGTCTCGGGCGCGACCACGAGATCACGGCCGGCATCGAGGACTTCACGCTGCACACCGAGCAGTACTGGGTGCTCCACGACGACCTCATCGACGTCCTCGCGACCACGACGCACCCCACGCAGGAGTACCACCCCTGGCGCCGGCCGATCGTGAGTCCCGCGGTCTGGACCCGGCTGTGGGGCGAGGGGCGCGTCTTCGTCGCGACGCCGGGCCACACGCCCGAGGTCCTCGCCGATCCGAACATCCGCACCATCGTCGAAAGGGGCCTGCTGTGGGCAGCCCGCACGCCGTAGGGATCGTCGGTCTCGGCGTCATCTCGAGTCAGTACCTCGACCTGTTCGCGCAGAGCTCGTCGATCCGGGTCGCCGCGGTCGCCGACCTGCGGCCCGATCGCACGGCGGAGGTCGCCGCCGGCATCCCCGGCGCGCGAGCGCTGACGGTCGACCAACTCATGGCCGTCTCCGAGGTGCAGACCGTCGTCAACCTGACCGTGCCCGCCGCGCACGCGCAGGTCGCGCACGCCGCGATCGCCGCAGGAAAATCGGTCCACGGCGAGAAGCCGCTCGCACTGAGCGTCGCAGAAGGGCAGGCGGTGATGGATGCCGCGACCGCTGCCGGCGTGCACGTCTCGGCCGCGCCCGACACGGTGCTCGGCACCGGCATCCAGACCGCCCGTCGCCTCATCGACGACGGGGCGATCGGGCGGCCGGTCGCGGCCAGCGCGACGTGGGTGTCGCCGGGTCACGAGCTGTGGCATCCCGCCCCCGGGTTCTACTACGCACCCGGCGGGGGACCGCTGTTCGATATGGGGCCGTACTACCTGACGAGCCTCGTCCACCTGTTGGGACCGGTCGTCGCCGTCACCGGGGCCGCCCGCCGGGCCCGCGCCGAGCGCACCATCGCGACGGGACCGCGTGCCGGCGAGCGGATCCAGGTCGAGGTCGACACGCATGTGAGCGGGCTGCTCGAGCACGCGGGCGGGGCGGTGTCGACCCTCGTCACGAGCTTCGACGCCGTGAGAACCGCCGCCCCGCCGATCGAGGTGCACGGCGAGCGGGGCTCGCTGTCGGTGCCCGATCCGAACATGTTCGACGGCGAGGTCCGCCTCGCGGCGCTCGGCGAGGGCGACTGGCGGCCGGTTCCGGCCTCGGCAGGCTACGAGAGTTCCGGCCGGGGGATCGGTCTGATCGACGCGGTCTCGTCCGGAGGAGCCGGTCGAGCCGGCGGCGCGGTCGCGCTCCACGTCCTCGACGTCATGGAGAGCCTCCTGCGCTCCTCCGCCGAGGGGCGACGTCTCGAGATCGGCACGACGGTGGAGCGGCCGTCCCTGGTCCCGCTCACCGCTGCTGCGGACTGGACGCGCCTCGGCGACTGATCCGCCCTGCCCTCGCGAACGCCGCCCCGCCGACAGGCCGGGGCGGCGTTCGCGTGTGACCGGAACGGATGTTTGACGGGTCCGCCCCCGCGCGTTATCTTCATATCGAAGCGGTTCGACGCCCGTCGCGGAAGCGCTTCGATCACGAAGGAGTGAGATGACCCGGCACACGCGTGAGCGCCTCGAACGGCGCGACCGATGACACAGCAAGCGATCGTCACCGAGGTTGCGGCTACCACGATCGAAGAGAAGACGCCTCCGCGCGCGGAACGCCGGGTCTCCAAGAACCGCCGCTCGTTCCGGATGTTCCTGTGCATCGTCCCTTTCCTGGTGCTCGTCTTCCTCTTCTCCTACTTCCCGCTCTACGGCTGGATCTACTCGCTGTACGACTACCGCCCGGCGCTCGGGCTCGCCGGCAGCGACTTCGTCGGGCTGCAGTGGTTCCAGCTCCTCGTGAGCTCGCCGACGCAGGTCGCGCAGGTCGGGCAGGTCCTCGCCAACACGCTGGCGATCAGCTTCCTCGGCATCGCCACCTCGGTCCTGCCGCTGGCGTTCGCGATCTTCCTCAACGAGATCCGGGCGCCCTGGTTCCGCAACGCCGTCCAGACGCTGACGACCCTCCCGAACTTCATCTCATGGGTCCTCGTCTACATGATCGCCTTCTCGCTCTTCTCGAGCTCGGGGCTCGTCAACGGCGTGCTGAGCGACGCGGGTCTCATCACGACGCCGGTGAAGTTCCTCGACACCGATCAGAACGTCTGGCTCACGATGACTCTGTGGTCGGTCTGGAAGGGGCTCGGCTGGGGCGCGATCATCTACCTCGCTGCGATCGCCGGCATCGATCAATCGCTGTACGAGTCGGCGGAGATCGACGGCGCAGGGCGATTCCAGAAGATGTGGTACATCACGGTGCCGCAGCTCATGCCGACCTACCTCGTCCTGCTGCTCCTGTCGATCGCGAACCTGCTCAACAACGGCATGGAGCAGTACTTCGTCTTCCAGAACGCCTTCAACAAGGAGTACATCCAGGTCCTCGACCTGTACGTCTACAACATCGGCATGACGGGCAACAACCTGTCCATGGCGACGGCGATCGGCATGCTCAAGAGCCTCATCTCCGTCATCCTCCTGTTCACCGTCAACGGCATCGCCAAGCGCGTCCGCGGCGAATCCATCGTCTGAGGCAGGAGCTCGCACATGGTCACCACGACTCCCACCCGCCGCCGCGCCGTGCGGCGCGACGCCGATCTGTCGGGCCGCGTCGTCTTCGCGATCGTCAACTACTCGGTGTTCCTGGCGCTCGCCTTCGTCTGCGCCTACCCGTTCTACTACCTGATCATCAACTCGATCAGCTCGAACGACCTCGCCGCGCTCGGCCAGGTCCGGTGGCTGCCCACCGGCATCCACCTCTCCAACTACGAGCAGGTCTTCCAGCTCGGCGGGCTCACGCAGGCCGCGATCGTCTCGGTCGGCCGCACGGTCCTCGGCACGGTCGCAGCCGTCCTCGCGTCCGCCTTCCTCGGGTTCATGTTCACCCAGAGTCGGATGTGGGGGCGCCGGTTCTGGTACCGCTTCGTCATCATCACGATGTACTTCAGCGCGGGCCTCATCCCGGTGTTCATCATCATCCGGAACCTCGGATTGACGAACAACTTCTGGGTCTACGTGCTGCCGTTCGTCGTGCAGCCGTTCTTCATCATCCTCGTGAAGACGTACGTCGAGGCGATGCCCAGCGAACTGCAGGAGGCCGCCGAGATGGACGGCGCGAACATCCTGCAGATCTTCTTCCGGGTGTACCTGCCCAACATGACGCCGATCCTCGCGACCGTGGCCATCTTCTCGGCCGTCGCGCAGTGGAACAGCTTCCAGGACACCCTCATCTACATCACCGATCAGAGCCTCTACACCCTGCAGTACCTGCTCTACATGTTCATCAACCAGGCCAACAGCCTGGCTCAGGCCATGCAGAACGGCGGCAACATCAGCTCGATCGTCGACGCGGCCACGAGTCAGACGCCGACCTCGATCCGGATGACGATCTCGGTCATCGTCATCCTGCCCATCATCTTCGTCTACCCGCTGTTCCAGCGCTTCTTCGTCAAGGGCATCATGCTCGGCGCGGTCAAGGGCTGAACCCGACCATCACGGTCACACCACCGAGAGGAAAGCAATGAAGCTATCACGCAAGGCCATCGGCGCCGTCGCCGCTCTGGCGACGGTCGGGCTGCTGAGCGCCTGCACCGGCCCGGCTCCCACCGAGAAACGCGAGGAGATCACCGCGTTCCCGACCTCGTGGGACGAGCCCATCACGATCGACGTCTTCGACGGCCTCGCCAACTACATGGGGATGCAGGAGGGGTGGTTCGGCGACCTCGTCGAGAAGAAGTTCAACATGAAGCTGAACATCATCGCCCCCAACGTCGCCGGCGGCGGCGACACCCTCTTCAACACGCGCGTCACAGCGGGCGACCTCGGCGACCTCATCATCACCGACAAGGGTCAGCGCCTCGAGGAGCTCCGCGAGGGCGGTCTGCTCCTCGATTCGGCGAGCTTCTACCCGGCCATGAAGAACGTCGGCCGCTTCGACGCCGCCGTCGACAAGATCAACGAGGGCGCCGACGGCACGTACGCCTTCCCGTCGCAGGTCTCCTCCCTGAAGCCCACCGAGCCCTCCGAGGGCCTGGACCCGACGTTCGGCCCGTACCTGCGCTGGGACCTCTACAAGGAGGCCGGCTACCCCGAGATCGGCACGCTCGAAGACCTCCTCCCGGTGTTGAAGAAGATGCAGGATGCCGAGCCCACCGCCCCCAACGGGCAGAAGACCTACGCGGTCTCGCTGTTCAAGGACTGGGACGGCAACATGCTGAACAACGCCAAGCAGCCCACCACCTACTTCGGCTTCGACGAGGTCGGCTTCGCGCTCGCCAAGGGTGACGGCTCCGAGTTCGAGGGCATCCTCGACGAGGACGGGCAGTACGTCCGCGCGCTGCGCTTCTTCCACGAGGCGAACGAGCTCGGCATCCTCGACCCCGACTCGACGACGCAGAACTACGACACCCTGTGGAACAAGTACCAGAACGGTCAGGTGCTCTTCTCGTTCTGGCCGTGGCTCGGACAGGCCGCGTACAACACCGACAAGAACGTCGACGAGGGTCGCGGCTTCATGATGGCCCCCATGGACGACATGAAGGTCTTCTCGTACGGCGCCGAGGCTTACGGCGGCAAGCAGGTGTTCGCGATCGGCGCCAAGGCCGAGGACCCCGAGCGCATCGCGGCGTTCGTCGACTGGCTCTTCTCGCCCGAGGGTGCGCTCGCCAACAACAGCCAGACGCAGGGCGCCGCCGGCCCCGAGGGTCTCACGTGGGAGCTCAACGCCGACAAGGAGCCCGCGCTCACCGACCTGGGCCACAAGGTCTTCTTCGAGGGTGACGCCGAGGTTCCGGCCGAATGGGGTGGCGGCACCTACATCGACGGCGCCTCGCAGCTGAACATCAGCGCCGTGCTGCCGATCGACACCGATCCGAACACCGGCTTCCCCTACAGCTACAAGATGTGGCCGAGCTACCAGGCGGAGACGAGCAACCCGCTCACCGACGACTGGACCGCGAAGATGGGTGCTCCGACGACGATGGACTACCTCCGGGACAACGACCAGCTCATGGTCGGCGCCGGCGCGAGCTTCACCGCACCGACCGACTCCTCCGAGATCGAGACGCTCCGCAACCAGGTCAAGGCGACCATCGTCCAGACCTCGTGGCAGATGGTCTTCGCCGAGAGCGATGCGCAGTTCGACTCGCTGCTGGCCTCGATGCAGGAGACCGCGAAGGGCCTGGGCTACGACAAGGTCCTCGAGGTCGACATGGCCAACGCCGAATCGCAGGATGCCGCCCGCAAGGCGGTCGCGGCGGAGTTCGGCGACTGACCGCACCCCGCACGTAGGAAGGGCCCCGTCGGTGATCCGGCGGGGCCCTTGCCGTTGCGTCTCAGGCGGCGGTGCCGGAGCGGCGCCGGTAGATGCTCCGGAAGAGGAACGCGCAGCCGTAGGCGCCGACGGAGAATCCGATCGTGGCCACCAGGAACAGGGTGGGCGGGAAGACGATGACGAGGCACACGACGGTGACGGGGATCAAGAGGAGGGCGAGCGTGCGCAGCGGTTCCGCAGCGGGTAGGAGCAGGGCGTTCTTCAGCGTCTGCCGGAACGGCGCCCGGTAGGCGGCGACGAGCCCCATGGCGTGGATGAAGGCGGCGACGGCGTACGCCGCTCCGGCGAACGCGAGGGCGGCGAGGCCGGTGAGGAGCGGCTCGGGTGCCGACAGCCAGAAGACGCCGCTGAAGGCGAGCGCGACGCTCGCGGTCAGCAGGATGAGGCTGAGCCCGGTTGCGGGCAGGAAGTTCCGCACCAGCGCCGGCAGGAAGTCGCGCAGGGGGCGGCCGCCCTCCTCATCGGCGTAGCGTCGCGTGACCTCCAGGAGCGCACTCGTCGATGCTCCGATCGTCACGATCGGTACGCAGCACAGGAGGAAGAGGATGTTGAGGGCGACGAACTCGAGGAACGACGACAGACCTTGGACGGCGCGATTCTCGGGATCGATCTTCATGTCTCAGACCGTCGCCGGTTCCGTCGGTGCGAGCGCGAATCGAGGCGCGAGGAGCTCAGGGCCGAGCGGCCGCTCGCCGCGGATCGCGGCGAGCAGGGTACGGGCGCCGGCCGCGCCGAGCTCTTCGGCGGGGAGATCGATGACGTCCGAGACCCCCGGCACGTGGAGCGCCAGTTCGGCAGGGCTCAGGGCGACGATCTCGACGAGTCCGGCGGAGGCGGAACCCATGAGTCGTGCCGCGACGAAGGGCAGCGCCGCCTCGTTGTGCACGAACAACGCCGTCGTCTCCGGAGACTCCGCGAGCACGGCGTCGACGACCTCGGTCGCACCGGGCCCCGCGGGGCAGGGGAGGACGGTCGCCGTGAGCCCCACCTCGCGGCTGCGGGCGAGGAACCCGCGTGTCAGGCGGTCCGAGTACGACGTGTGCCGCGCCTGCACCTGCGGCGGAGCGCCGAGGAGGGTGACAGTGCGGTGGCCGCGTTCAGCGAGACGCTCGGCGGCGAGGCGGCCGGCGGCCTCGAAGTCGAAATCGACGCAGATGAGCTGGTCGGCTGCGTCGGGAAGGCCGATGAGGACGCTCGGGATGCTGAGGTCGGCGAGCGAGCCGACGCGCGGATCGCTCGTCTCGACGTCGAGGATCAGCACACCGTCGACCATGCCCGCCCGTGCGGCGCGTTCGACTCCGGCGGCGTCGTCGCTCGTGAGCAGCAGGATGTCGTGGTGGTGCAGACGTGCCTCTTTGAGGGCTCCCGCGACGACCTGCATGACGACGTGGACGTCGACGCCGGCGCGGATGGGGGCTTGGAGCCCCAAGATGCTCGTCGATCGTGACGCGAGCGAACGGGCGCTGGCCTGCGGGCTGTAGGAGAGGTCGGCCATCGCCTGCTCGACGCGGTCGCGCGTCTCCTGCGAGATGGTGCGTTTGCCGCTCATCACGTAGGACACCGTCGAGATCGAGACCCCCGCGGCCTGAGCCACGTCGGCGATCGTGGTCATGGACCCTCCTTCTCCGGCGATGTCGACCTCGACACCGCGGATGGATCGAGCGTATCGGCTGGTCTGACGCCTCGAACGCTGCCCTGCCGACCGATGGACACGGTCGTGATCGCTAGTATAGGTTGAGATCGTTGAAGCGCTTCGACACTGTCGTCCACATCCGCTGAAAGGCCCGTCCGGTCATGACCTCTGCCTCCCGTTCGGCCTTCGCATCCCTGTCGGCCGAGCGCGGCATCCTCTTCGGCGGAGACTACAACCCCGAGCAGTGGTCGCCCGAGGTCTGGCGCGAGGACGTCGCCCTCATGCAGCGCGCCGGCGTGAACCTCGTCACGGTCGGCGTCTTCAGCTGGGCGGAGCTCGAACCGACCCCCGGGGCGCGGGAGTTCGCCTGGCTCGACGAGGTCCTGGACCTGCTCCACGCCGGCGGGATCGCCGTCGACCTCGCGACGCCGACGGCCTCACCGCCGCCGTGGCTCGGGGTCCGGCATCCCGAGACACTTCCCGTCGACCGTGACGGCGTGCGACTGGTCGCCGGCTCGCGCAACCAGTTCTCCCCGTCCTCGCGGGTGTACCGCGAGGCGGCGCGCGCGATCACAGCGGACCTCGCGTCGCGCTACGCGAACCACCCGGCCGTCCGGATGTGGCATGTCGGCAACGAGTACGGGCAGATCGACCACGGCGACGAGGCGGCGCGGGCCTTCCGCGAATGGCTGCTGCGCCGGTACGGCTCGATCGACGAGATCAACCGCGCGTGGGGCACCGCGTTCTGGGCGCAGCGCTATGCGGACGTCGCCGAGATCCTGCCGCCGCGCCGCGCGCCGTACCTCATCAACCCGACGCAGTCGCTCGACTTCCGCCGGTTCACCTCCGACGAGCTCCGCGACTGCTACCGAGAGCTCCGCGACACCATCCGGGGCGCCGGGGCCACCCAGCCGATCACGACCAACTTCATGGGCGCGTTCGCGCACGTCGACTACTGGTCGTGGGCGGACGACGTCGACGTCGTGAGCGACGACCAGTACCCCGACCCCGCCGACCCCGACAGCCCGCTCGACATGGCCTTCGTGCAGGACCTCATGCGCGGTCTCGGCGACGGCCGGCCGTGGGTACTGATGGAACAGGCGATCAGCGCCGTCCAGTGGCGCCCGCACAACCTCCCGAAGACGCCCGCGCGGGCGCGCCTCGACACCCTGCAGGCGGTCGCGCGCGGTGCCGACGGTATCTGCTTCTTCCAGTGGCGACAGTCCTCGGCCGGGGCCGAGCGCTTCCACTCCGCGATGCTGCCCCACGCCGGCGCCGACACGGAGGTCTTCGAGGGTGTCTGCCGCCAGGGTCGCGAGCTCGAGCGACTTCGGCCCGTGGTGGGCGGCCGCGTCGCCGCGCGCACCGCGGTGCTCTTCGACTGGCCGTCGTGGTGGGCCTCGGACGAACCTGCGCGTCCGACGGCCCGCTTCGACGGTCTCGATCAGATGCGTCGGTGGTACCGCCCGTTGTGGCGGCGCGGCATCCCCGTCGACGTCGTCCGATTCGGTGCCGACCTCAGCGCCTACGACGTCGTGCTCTTGCCGCATGGGTACGTCCTTCGCCCCGACGACGCGGCCCGCCTGACCGAGGCCGCAGCCCGCGGCGCCCAGGTCGTCGTCGGCCCGTTCAGCGGCGTCGCCGACGAGCACGGGCACATCCTCACGGGTCGCTCGCCCGTGCTCCTGCGCGAGATGCTCGGCGTCAGCGGCGAGGAGTGGGCCGGGCTCCCCGACGACGGCGTCGCCGTCGCCTCTGCTGACGGGCGGTGGGCGGCATCGCTCGCTCACACCCTCGGCGAGAAGCTGCGCACCGACGGTGCCGACGTTCTGGCGAGTTTCGCTTCAGGGGATCTCGCGGGGCGTCCGGTCGTCACGCGGAACGGGACCGCTTGGTACGTGGGCGCCGTGCTGGCGGACGATCTGCTCGACGCGATCGTCGCCGAGGCCCTGGATGCCGCAGGTGTCGCCGGCGCGCTCGCCGACCCGTCCGACGGGGTCGAGGCCGTCCGCCGAGGCGACGCGCTCTTCCTGCTGAACCGCGGCGCACGCGACGCGACGATCCCGCTCCCTGGAGCCTGGATCGACCTGCTGACGGATGACGAGATCGACGATCACGTGACGATCCCCCGGGGGGACGCGCGAGTCGTGACAGAAAGGCGAAGGACATGAAGTTCACCGACGGCTACTGGCTCATGCGGCCGGGAGTGACCGGCCTCTATGCGAGCGCCGTGGACGACGTGCGCGTCGACACCGGGGCGGGCACCCTCACCGTCTTCGCGCCGACCGCCGCCATCCGCCACCGCGGCGACACGCTCAACCGGCCGATGATCACGACGACGTTCTCGGCGCCGGCCCCCGGGGTCATCAAGGTGCGGGTGCAGCGGCATGCCGGCGGGCGTCACCGCGGTCCCGACTTCGCGGTGACGGGCGAGGAGGGATACACGCCGACCGTGACGGCCGACGACGCCGAGGGTGTGCTGGATGCCGGTGACCTCCGCGTCCGCGTGTCGCGCGACGGTGCCTGGCGGGTCGCGTTCGAACAGGGCGACCGTGTGCTCACGACGTCGCTGCCGCGGTCGATCGGCCACATGACGGGACCCGACGGAACCTGGGTGCACCAGCAGCTGTCGATCGAACCGGGGGAGCGCGTCTACGGGTTCGGAGAGCGCTTCGGAGCGTTCACGAAGAACGGCCAGTCGATCGACACGTGGAACGCCGACGGCGGCACCTCGAGCGAGCAGGCGTACAAGTCGGTGCCGTTCTACCTGACGAGCCGGGGCTACGGCGTCTTCGTCGACAGCCCCGACGCGGTCTCGTTCGAGGTCGGGTCCGAGATCAATTCGCGCGTGCAGTTCTCGGTTCCCGGCGAGACCCTCGACTACTACGTCATCGCCGGGCCCGAGCCGAAGGACGTGCTGCGGCGCTACACGGCGCTCACCGGGCGTCCCGCCCGCGTGCCGGCGTGGTCGTTCGGCCTGTGGCTGACGACATCTTTCACGGCCGCCTACGACGAGGCGAGCGTCACCGAGTTCGTCGACGGGATGGCCGCGCGCGACCTGCCGCTGTCGGTGTTCCACTTCGACTGCTTCTGGATGCGGGAGTTCCAGTGGACCGACTTCACGTGGGACCCGCGCATGTTCCCCGACCCCGACGGACAGCTCGCGCGGCTCCGCGAGCGCGGCCTGCACGTCTCGCTGTGGATCAATCCCTACATCGCGCAGCGCTCAGCGATCTTCGCCGAGGCCGCGGAGCGCGGCTACCTGCTGAAGACGACCGACGGCGGGGTCTGGCAGTGGGACATGTGGCAGGCCGGCATGGCGATCGTCGACTTCACGAACCCCGAGGCGGCCGACTGGTACGCCGAGCATCTGCGCCGCCTCGTGCGGCAGGGGGCGGACAGCTTCAAGACCGACTTCGGTGAGCGCATTCCGACCGAGGGCGTCGTGTGGCACGACGGCTCCGACCCGCAGCGGATGCACAACTACTACCCCCAGCTCTACAACGAGATCGTCTTCCGGGTGCTCGAGGAGGAGCGCGGCGTCGGCGAGGCGGTCCTCTACGCCCGCTCGGCGACGGCGGGCGGCCAGCAGTTCCCGGTGCACTGGGGCGGCGACAACGACTCGACGCTCCTGTCGATGGCCGAGACCCTCCGCGGCGGCCTGTCGCTCGCGATGAGCGGGTTCGGATACTGGAGCCACGACATCGGCGGCTTCGAGGGCACACCGGATGCCGGTGTCTTCAAGCGCTGGCTCGCGTTCGGTCTGCTCTCCTCGCACTCCCGCCTGCACGGCTCGGGCACGGTGCGGGTGCCGTGGGCGTTCGACGACGAGGCGGTCGAGGTGACGCGCCGGTTCACGCGGCTGAAGCTGCGCCTCATGCCGTACCTCGCCCGGATCGCGGAGGAGGCCCACACCGCCGGCATCCCGATGATGCGCCCGCTCGTGCTCGAGTTCCCCGGTGACCGGTCGACGCACGACGCCGACGTCCAGTACATGCTGGGCGACTCCCTCATGGTCGCCCCCGTGTTCGCCGAGGACGGCAGCGTCGAGTACTACCTGCCCGAAGGCCGGTGGACCTCGCTCCTCACCGGTGACGCGGTCGAAGGCCGCACGTGGCAGTCCGAGCGACACGGCTACGACTCGGTTCCCCTGCGTGTGCGTCCCGGCACGGTGCTGCCGTGGGGCGCGCGCGAGGACAGGCCCGACTACGACTGGGCCGACGGGGTGACGCTGCGTTGCTTCGAGCTGCCCGAGGGGTACGACGGCGAGACGGCCGTCCCCGGTCACGACGGCGCAGCGGCGACGGTGTTCCGCGTGCGCCGCGAGGGCGGACGGATCGTCGCGGAGTCGTCGGATGCGCGTGCGCCGTGGAGCCTGCAGGTCGGCGAGCGGACGGCGTCGGTCGTCGGCGCCGGGACGGTCTCGCTGGAGATCGCCGAGTGACGGTCGACGCCTTTCGCCGGATCGACCTGCCGCTGACCGAGCGCTCGCGCGACCTGCTCGAGCGGCTCTCGAGGGAGGAACGCATCGCGATGCTCCACCAGGCCATGCCGGCGGTGGAGCGCCTCGGCATCCGCCCGTTCCACACCGGATGCGAGGCGCTGCACGGTCTCGCGTGGGTGGGCGTCGCGACGGTCTTCCCGCAGCCGGT is a genomic window containing:
- a CDS encoding YesL family protein, which translates into the protein MKIDPENRAVQGLSSFLEFVALNILFLLCCVPIVTIGASTSALLEVTRRYADEEGGRPLRDFLPALVRNFLPATGLSLILLTASVALAFSGVFWLSAPEPLLTGLAALAFAGAAYAVAAFIHAMGLVAAYRAPFRQTLKNALLLPAAEPLRTLALLLIPVTVVCLVIVFPPTLFLVATIGFSVGAYGCAFLFRSIYRRRSGTAA
- a CDS encoding LacI family DNA-binding transcriptional regulator; the protein is MTTIADVAQAAGVSISTVSYVMSGKRTISQETRDRVEQAMADLSYSPQASARSLASRSTSILGLQAPIRAGVDVHVVMQVVAGALKEARLHHHDILLLTSDDAAGVERAARAGMVDGVLILDVETSDPRVGSLADLSIPSVLIGLPDAADQLICVDFDFEAAGRLAAERLAERGHRTVTLLGAPPQVQARHTSYSDRLTRGFLARSREVGLTATVLPCPAGPGATEVVDAVLAESPETTALFVHNEAALPFVAARLMGSASAGLVEIVALSPAELALHVPGVSDVIDLPAEELGAAGARTLLAAIRGERPLGPELLAPRFALAPTEPATV
- a CDS encoding ThuA domain-containing protein is translated as MTRRALIVRGGWDGHHPIAATDMFVPFLEQNGFEVAIEESNDVYADAERMSGVDLIVQAVTMSSISDDAVRGLRAAVEAGAGLAGWHGGIADSYRNSSDYLQLVGGQFATHPGRHPEDRPGDERDNYLDYTVQITGLGRDHEITAGIEDFTLHTEQYWVLHDDLIDVLATTTHPTQEYHPWRRPIVSPAVWTRLWGEGRVFVATPGHTPEVLADPNIRTIVERGLLWAARTP
- a CDS encoding extracellular solute-binding protein, which gives rise to MKLSRKAIGAVAALATVGLLSACTGPAPTEKREEITAFPTSWDEPITIDVFDGLANYMGMQEGWFGDLVEKKFNMKLNIIAPNVAGGGDTLFNTRVTAGDLGDLIITDKGQRLEELREGGLLLDSASFYPAMKNVGRFDAAVDKINEGADGTYAFPSQVSSLKPTEPSEGLDPTFGPYLRWDLYKEAGYPEIGTLEDLLPVLKKMQDAEPTAPNGQKTYAVSLFKDWDGNMLNNAKQPTTYFGFDEVGFALAKGDGSEFEGILDEDGQYVRALRFFHEANELGILDPDSTTQNYDTLWNKYQNGQVLFSFWPWLGQAAYNTDKNVDEGRGFMMAPMDDMKVFSYGAEAYGGKQVFAIGAKAEDPERIAAFVDWLFSPEGALANNSQTQGAAGPEGLTWELNADKEPALTDLGHKVFFEGDAEVPAEWGGGTYIDGASQLNISAVLPIDTDPNTGFPYSYKMWPSYQAETSNPLTDDWTAKMGAPTTMDYLRDNDQLMVGAGASFTAPTDSSEIETLRNQVKATIVQTSWQMVFAESDAQFDSLLASMQETAKGLGYDKVLEVDMANAESQDAARKAVAAEFGD
- a CDS encoding ABC transporter permease, yielding MTQQAIVTEVAATTIEEKTPPRAERRVSKNRRSFRMFLCIVPFLVLVFLFSYFPLYGWIYSLYDYRPALGLAGSDFVGLQWFQLLVSSPTQVAQVGQVLANTLAISFLGIATSVLPLAFAIFLNEIRAPWFRNAVQTLTTLPNFISWVLVYMIAFSLFSSSGLVNGVLSDAGLITTPVKFLDTDQNVWLTMTLWSVWKGLGWGAIIYLAAIAGIDQSLYESAEIDGAGRFQKMWYITVPQLMPTYLVLLLLSIANLLNNGMEQYFVFQNAFNKEYIQVLDLYVYNIGMTGNNLSMATAIGMLKSLISVILLFTVNGIAKRVRGESIV
- a CDS encoding carbohydrate ABC transporter permease; the protein is MVTTTPTRRRAVRRDADLSGRVVFAIVNYSVFLALAFVCAYPFYYLIINSISSNDLAALGQVRWLPTGIHLSNYEQVFQLGGLTQAAIVSVGRTVLGTVAAVLASAFLGFMFTQSRMWGRRFWYRFVIITMYFSAGLIPVFIIIRNLGLTNNFWVYVLPFVVQPFFIILVKTYVEAMPSELQEAAEMDGANILQIFFRVYLPNMTPILATVAIFSAVAQWNSFQDTLIYITDQSLYTLQYLLYMFINQANSLAQAMQNGGNISSIVDAATSQTPTSIRMTISVIVILPIIFVYPLFQRFFVKGIMLGAVKG
- a CDS encoding Gfo/Idh/MocA family protein; its protein translation is MGSPHAVGIVGLGVISSQYLDLFAQSSSIRVAAVADLRPDRTAEVAAGIPGARALTVDQLMAVSEVQTVVNLTVPAAHAQVAHAAIAAGKSVHGEKPLALSVAEGQAVMDAATAAGVHVSAAPDTVLGTGIQTARRLIDDGAIGRPVAASATWVSPGHELWHPAPGFYYAPGGGPLFDMGPYYLTSLVHLLGPVVAVTGAARRARAERTIATGPRAGERIQVEVDTHVSGLLEHAGGAVSTLVTSFDAVRTAAPPIEVHGERGSLSVPDPNMFDGEVRLAALGEGDWRPVPASAGYESSGRGIGLIDAVSSGGAGRAGGAVALHVLDVMESLLRSSAEGRRLEIGTTVERPSLVPLTAAADWTRLGD
- a CDS encoding beta-galactosidase, producing the protein MTSASRSAFASLSAERGILFGGDYNPEQWSPEVWREDVALMQRAGVNLVTVGVFSWAELEPTPGAREFAWLDEVLDLLHAGGIAVDLATPTASPPPWLGVRHPETLPVDRDGVRLVAGSRNQFSPSSRVYREAARAITADLASRYANHPAVRMWHVGNEYGQIDHGDEAARAFREWLLRRYGSIDEINRAWGTAFWAQRYADVAEILPPRRAPYLINPTQSLDFRRFTSDELRDCYRELRDTIRGAGATQPITTNFMGAFAHVDYWSWADDVDVVSDDQYPDPADPDSPLDMAFVQDLMRGLGDGRPWVLMEQAISAVQWRPHNLPKTPARARLDTLQAVARGADGICFFQWRQSSAGAERFHSAMLPHAGADTEVFEGVCRQGRELERLRPVVGGRVAARTAVLFDWPSWWASDEPARPTARFDGLDQMRRWYRPLWRRGIPVDVVRFGADLSAYDVVLLPHGYVLRPDDAARLTEAAARGAQVVVGPFSGVADEHGHILTGRSPVLLREMLGVSGEEWAGLPDDGVAVASADGRWAASLAHTLGEKLRTDGADVLASFASGDLAGRPVVTRNGTAWYVGAVLADDLLDAIVAEALDAAGVAGALADPSDGVEAVRRGDALFLLNRGARDATIPLPGAWIDLLTDDEIDDHVTIPRGDARVVTERRRT